From the genome of Xiphophorus hellerii strain 12219 chromosome 11, Xiphophorus_hellerii-4.1, whole genome shotgun sequence, one region includes:
- the LOC116727978 gene encoding cell wall protein DAN4-like, with protein sequence MKNNLCVAALCLLSTVILCRATTTEAPVTLTGSTSAQGTQTTTPTTASTPTTASTPTTPTTASTPTTPTTASTPTTPTTATTPTTASTPTTPTTASTPTTASTPTTPTTATTATTATTHSTAPTEPHSASTGGQTSASTGGPTVTPTGGPSPKPPGLSGGEIAGITIGTIAGAGLLGGGIYGLLKYTNKI encoded by the exons ATGAAGAATAATCTGTGTGTAGCGGCACTTTGCCTCCTGAGTACAG TAATCCTGTGCCGAGCGACGACCACTGAGGCTCCAGTAACTTTAACTGGGTCAACGTCGGCTCAAGGAACACAAACTACTACACCCACCACAGCTAGTACACCCACCACAGCTAGTACACCCACTACACCCACCACAGCTAGTACACCCACTACACCCACAACAGCTAGTACACCCACTACACCCACCACAGCTACTACACCCACCACAGCTAGTACACCCACTACACCCACAACAGCTAGTACACCCACCACAGCTAGTACACCCACTACACCCACAACAGCTACCACTGCTACTACAGCCACTACACACTCTACAGCACCAACCGAACCCCATTCAGCCTCAACTGGTGGACAGACTAGCGCTTCAACTG GTGGACCCACTGTAACGCCAACTGGTGGACCCAGCCCCAAACCTCCAGGACTCTCAGGAGGAGAGATAGCTGGCATCACCATAGGAACAATTGCTGGAGCGGGCTTATTGG